In a single window of the Pyramidobacter porci genome:
- a CDS encoding RluA family pseudouridine synthase, translated as MSYQFRISRHDEGRRLDAVLRCMWPGVPLGAMMKYFRKGAVRLDGKRCEPNDRILEGQHVWVPWEEPGAVGRAETPGGALRKLPLDVVYSDRFVMVVNKPAGLLSQPDVKGEDSVVTRALGHAVDPEFPPQLVHRLDRNTSGVMALAMDGPTTRALTECFKARRADKRYWAIVIGELPERGRIDVPLLKDADKKLVRVDPKGERAVTEYKRLTSSGAFSLAEVHLLTGRTHQIRVHMNHVGHPLLGDVKYGDFGSKGQLKSLGVKRPMLHARSLTLSGLPAFLSHLEGRTFRAPAPDDLRRVMEKLGFIDAGVRP; from the coding sequence ATGAGCTATCAATTCCGAATCAGCCGCCACGACGAAGGCCGCCGCCTCGACGCCGTGCTGCGCTGCATGTGGCCGGGCGTGCCGCTGGGCGCGATGATGAAATACTTCCGCAAGGGAGCCGTGCGCCTCGACGGCAAACGCTGCGAGCCGAACGACCGCATCCTCGAGGGACAGCACGTCTGGGTGCCGTGGGAAGAACCGGGCGCCGTCGGCCGCGCCGAAACGCCAGGCGGCGCGCTGCGCAAACTGCCGCTCGACGTCGTTTACAGCGACCGCTTCGTGATGGTCGTGAACAAGCCCGCAGGGCTGCTGAGCCAGCCCGACGTGAAAGGCGAAGACAGCGTCGTCACGCGCGCGCTGGGCCACGCCGTCGATCCCGAATTCCCGCCGCAGCTGGTACACCGCCTCGACCGCAACACCAGCGGCGTCATGGCGCTGGCCATGGACGGGCCGACTACGCGCGCGCTGACGGAGTGCTTCAAAGCCCGCCGCGCCGACAAGCGCTACTGGGCCATCGTCATCGGCGAACTGCCCGAGCGCGGCCGCATCGACGTGCCGCTGCTCAAGGACGCCGACAAAAAGCTGGTGCGCGTCGATCCCAAAGGCGAGCGCGCCGTCACCGAATACAAACGCCTGACGAGCAGCGGCGCCTTCAGTCTGGCCGAGGTGCATTTGCTCACGGGGCGCACGCACCAGATCCGCGTGCACATGAACCACGTCGGGCACCCGCTGCTCGGCGACGTCAAGTACGGCGACTTCGGCTCCAAAGGGCAGCTGAAATCGCTCGGCGTCAAGCGGCCCATGCTGCACGCCCGCAGCCTGACGCTCAGCGGCCTGCCCGCGTTCCTGTCGCATCTCGAAGGCAGAACGTTCCGCGCCCCGGCTCCCGACGACCTGCGCCGCGTCATGGAAAAACTCGGCTTCATCGACGCCGGCGTGCGGCCCTGA
- a CDS encoding 3'-5' exoribonuclease YhaM family protein produces MSNKTLAEVRALPVDSKFQSVGLVTELKEKRDKNDKPYWIMSVMDKSGALDAKIWGNAQWFDLKDGVKKEISEPSSSPLVQNLKGETVGLIGSITEFKGKPQYQFNQVWLVDQEREEYRPAAFIRASGVPVDRLEAEFWQLVNGCGGEAGEFLRFVFQPDSATWQAFRTFPAAVAHHHAYLHGLLEHTLGVARSAQAIARSYQGTAYEPDLDIVVAGALLHDLGKLDAYALDPGPESTLEGTVLDHIATGYARFVRLADEFKLTPLTRTLLAHIILSHHGQKEFGSPVLPATPEAMIVAAADNLDFCLNSWHGAVEQLDGGMEAPRAISDFDFSTQRRLWKWRPEQPR; encoded by the coding sequence ATGTCAAACAAAACGCTCGCGGAAGTGCGCGCGCTTCCCGTCGATTCCAAATTCCAGTCCGTCGGCCTGGTCACGGAGCTCAAGGAAAAACGCGACAAAAACGACAAGCCCTACTGGATCATGTCCGTGATGGACAAGTCGGGCGCCCTCGACGCCAAGATCTGGGGCAACGCCCAGTGGTTCGACCTCAAGGACGGCGTCAAAAAGGAAATTTCCGAGCCCTCGTCCTCGCCGCTGGTGCAGAATCTCAAGGGCGAAACGGTGGGGCTGATCGGTTCGATCACCGAGTTCAAAGGCAAGCCGCAGTACCAGTTCAACCAAGTCTGGCTCGTCGATCAGGAGCGCGAGGAATACCGTCCGGCCGCTTTCATCCGCGCTTCCGGGGTGCCCGTCGACCGGCTGGAGGCCGAGTTCTGGCAGCTCGTCAACGGCTGCGGCGGCGAGGCGGGAGAGTTTCTGCGCTTCGTCTTTCAGCCCGACAGCGCGACGTGGCAGGCCTTCAGAACCTTCCCCGCCGCCGTGGCGCATCATCACGCCTACCTGCACGGCCTGCTCGAACACACGCTCGGCGTGGCGCGTTCCGCGCAGGCCATCGCCCGAAGCTATCAGGGCACCGCGTACGAGCCCGACCTCGACATCGTTGTCGCCGGAGCGCTGCTGCACGACCTCGGCAAGCTCGACGCCTACGCGCTCGATCCCGGCCCCGAGTCGACGCTGGAAGGCACGGTGCTCGACCACATCGCCACCGGCTACGCGCGCTTCGTCAGGCTGGCGGACGAGTTCAAGCTCACGCCGCTGACGCGCACGCTGCTGGCGCACATCATCCTCAGCCACCACGGACAGAAGGAGTTCGGCTCGCCGGTGCTGCCCGCCACGCCCGAAGCCATGATCGTGGCGGCAGCGGACAATCTGGACTTTTGCCTCAACAGCTGGCACGGCGCCGTCGAACAGCTCGACGGCGGCATGGAAGCGCCCCGCGCCATTTCCGATTTCGATTTCTCCACGCAGCGGCGCCTGTGGAAATGGCGCCCCGAGCAGCCCCGCTAG